In Streptomyces sp. SID8374, one genomic interval encodes:
- a CDS encoding ABC transporter permease, giving the protein MRDATKTSVAPASGDETPAGSAQAPKAPVKEPAKPRSLLQDAVRDLVRKPLFLISSGIILVLVVMAVFPSLFASADPQLCELGRSLQQPSADAWFGYDARGCDVYARTIYGARTSITVGVLATLGSAVIALLLGLISGFYGRWVDAIISRGIDIVMGIPFLVGAIVILNSFRDDDGFRIGGIWGVLTALTVLGWMSMARIMRSTAMQTKQSDYVTAARSLGASTGRLMFRHVLPNALTPLIVLATISLGVIISAEATLSFLGVGIQEPTISWGVMINQSLGRIRESLHPLLFPAGFVSITVLAFIMLGDAVRDALDPKLR; this is encoded by the coding sequence ATGCGTGACGCAACCAAGACTTCCGTCGCCCCGGCGTCCGGCGACGAGACCCCGGCCGGTTCGGCGCAGGCTCCCAAGGCTCCCGTGAAGGAGCCGGCCAAGCCGCGCAGCCTCCTCCAGGACGCGGTGCGCGACCTCGTGCGCAAGCCGCTCTTCCTGATCTCCTCCGGCATCATCCTGGTGCTGGTCGTGATGGCTGTGTTCCCGTCCCTGTTCGCCAGCGCCGACCCGCAACTGTGCGAGCTGGGCCGCTCGTTGCAGCAGCCCAGCGCCGACGCCTGGTTCGGTTACGACGCCCGCGGCTGCGACGTCTACGCCCGTACGATCTACGGTGCCCGTACCTCGATCACGGTCGGCGTCCTCGCCACCCTGGGATCGGCGGTCATCGCCCTGCTTCTGGGGCTGATCTCCGGCTTCTACGGCCGGTGGGTCGACGCGATCATCTCGCGCGGCATCGACATCGTGATGGGCATTCCGTTCCTGGTCGGCGCCATCGTCATCCTCAACAGCTTCCGTGACGACGACGGGTTCCGCATCGGCGGCATCTGGGGTGTGCTCACCGCGCTCACCGTGCTCGGCTGGATGAGCATGGCCCGCATCATGCGGTCCACCGCCATGCAGACCAAGCAGTCCGACTACGTGACCGCCGCCCGCTCGCTCGGCGCCTCCACCGGCCGGCTGATGTTCCGTCATGTGCTGCCGAACGCCCTGACCCCGCTGATCGTGCTGGCGACCATCTCGCTCGGTGTGATCATCTCGGCCGAGGCGACGCTCAGCTTCCTCGGCGTCGGCATCCAGGAGCCGACCATCTCCTGGGGCGTCATGATCAACCAGTCCCTGGGGCGGATCCGCGAGTCGCTGCACCCGCTGCTCTTCCCGGCCGGCTTCGTCAGCATCACCGTGCTGGCGTTCATCATGCTCGGCGACGCGGTCCGCGACGCCCTCGATCCCAAGCTGCGCTGA
- a CDS encoding ABC transporter family substrate-binding protein, with the protein MSHVGVPRGTVRKRRSLALLTAGVLTIPALAGCSSGTEETSRGVPQDIAPAARDRVADGSTVNWAVDAMPTTLNAFQADADSATTKITGALLPTLFPMDASGQPKLNPDYLESAKIIEREPKQVVLYKLNQQAVWSDGREIGAPDFVAQWRALSGKDSAFWTARNAGYERIEKIERGADDLQVRVTFAKPYADWRSLFSPLYPKEITGSPETFNDGARTALKNTAGPFQLKSVSKAKGTVTLVRSPRWWGEKAKLDSLVFRAVAPKDRAKALADGTVHVTDVDAATANRIALALRDGSNGQPLTHGPGADLTPAAALRSWALAHGSDEEQAEIAQAAREKNRKAVAAYGAEQKALRGYAVRKSLEPAYTQLALNGESGPLADDRVRRAVARALNRQELAETVLKPLGLPAKPLGSHLALAGQPGYKDGSGALGDQNTKEAQALLADAGWTRGGAAEKPKDTKAGSEAEKKDKDDKDTESTKDTEKAEKAEKAEKADADEKKAEEKAEKKADKDADKDDKEEKADKAASGSGESASSRAEGLYIVGQDNKPGAGPVQGPDASYVLAPAGSAAAQSIALLRQAGAVTGDTDAAAKVTSQDKQPGGAAGAYAPMGTAAPAPASVNGPLGKDGKTLTLRFVLPSGPGSQSLRGVGERIAAMLEKIGIGTEITKVPDESYFKDHVASGDYDLALYSWPATAYPATDGRPIYAKPEPATDGSLLVEQNYTRVGTDHIDQLFDRAVAELDEKASRELMKQADARIWAAAGSIPLFQRPQLVAVDKKLANVGAFGFAAPRYQDIGFTDRQAAGSPADRKK; encoded by the coding sequence ATGTCCCACGTCGGCGTCCCGCGCGGGACGGTACGAAAGCGCCGCTCGCTCGCGCTCCTCACGGCGGGGGTGCTCACGATCCCCGCGCTGGCGGGGTGCAGCTCCGGCACCGAGGAGACCTCCCGGGGGGTCCCGCAGGACATCGCCCCCGCCGCCCGCGACCGGGTCGCCGACGGATCGACGGTGAACTGGGCCGTCGACGCGATGCCCACCACCCTCAACGCCTTCCAGGCGGACGCCGACAGCGCCACCACCAAGATCACCGGGGCCCTGCTGCCGACGCTCTTCCCGATGGACGCGAGCGGGCAGCCGAAGCTCAACCCGGACTACCTGGAGTCCGCGAAGATCATCGAACGCGAGCCGAAGCAGGTCGTGCTCTACAAGCTCAACCAGCAGGCGGTCTGGAGCGACGGCCGCGAGATCGGCGCCCCCGACTTCGTCGCCCAGTGGCGGGCGCTCAGCGGCAAGGACTCGGCCTTCTGGACGGCCCGCAACGCCGGTTACGAGCGGATCGAGAAGATCGAACGCGGCGCCGACGACCTCCAGGTCCGGGTCACCTTCGCCAAGCCGTACGCCGACTGGCGCTCGCTCTTCTCGCCGCTCTACCCGAAGGAGATCACCGGCTCGCCGGAGACCTTCAACGACGGCGCGCGCACCGCCCTGAAGAACACCGCGGGCCCCTTCCAGCTCAAGAGCGTGAGCAAGGCCAAGGGGACCGTCACCCTCGTCCGCAGCCCCCGCTGGTGGGGCGAGAAGGCCAAGCTGGACAGCCTCGTCTTCCGGGCGGTCGCCCCCAAGGACCGCGCCAAGGCCCTCGCCGACGGCACCGTGCACGTCACCGACGTCGACGCCGCCACCGCCAACCGCATCGCCCTCGCCCTGCGCGACGGCAGCAACGGCCAGCCGCTCACCCACGGCCCCGGCGCCGACCTCACCCCCGCCGCCGCCCTGCGCTCCTGGGCCCTGGCCCACGGCTCCGACGAGGAGCAGGCGGAGATCGCCCAGGCCGCCCGGGAGAAGAACCGCAAGGCCGTCGCCGCGTACGGGGCGGAGCAGAAGGCCCTGCGCGGATACGCCGTACGCAAGTCCCTGGAGCCCGCCTACACCCAGCTCGCGCTGAACGGCGAGTCCGGCCCGCTCGCGGACGACCGGGTCCGCCGGGCGGTGGCCCGCGCCCTGAACCGCCAGGAGCTCGCCGAGACCGTACTGAAGCCGCTCGGGCTCCCGGCGAAGCCGCTCGGCAGCCACCTGGCCCTGGCCGGACAGCCCGGCTACAAGGACGGCAGCGGGGCGCTCGGCGACCAGAACACCAAGGAGGCCCAGGCCCTGCTGGCCGACGCGGGCTGGACCCGGGGCGGTGCGGCCGAGAAGCCGAAGGACACCAAGGCGGGCAGCGAGGCGGAGAAGAAGGACAAGGACGACAAGGACACGGAGAGCACCAAGGACACGGAGAAGGCCGAGAAGGCCGAGAAGGCCGAGAAGGCCGACGCGGACGAGAAGAAGGCCGAGGAGAAGGCGGAGAAGAAGGCCGACAAGGACGCCGACAAGGACGACAAGGAGGAGAAGGCCGACAAGGCCGCCTCCGGCTCCGGTGAGAGCGCCTCCTCCCGCGCCGAGGGCCTCTACATCGTCGGCCAGGACAACAAGCCGGGCGCCGGACCCGTCCAGGGCCCCGACGCCTCCTACGTCCTCGCCCCCGCCGGGAGCGCCGCCGCCCAGAGCATCGCCCTGCTCCGCCAGGCGGGCGCCGTCACCGGGGACACCGACGCCGCCGCCAAGGTCACCTCCCAGGACAAGCAGCCCGGCGGCGCGGCCGGCGCGTACGCCCCCATGGGCACGGCCGCACCCGCCCCCGCCTCGGTCAACGGGCCGCTCGGCAAGGACGGCAAGACGCTGACCCTGCGCTTCGTGCTCCCCTCCGGGCCCGGCTCGCAGTCGCTGCGCGGCGTCGGCGAGCGGATCGCGGCGATGCTGGAGAAGATCGGGATCGGTACGGAGATCACCAAGGTCCCCGACGAGAGCTACTTCAAGGACCATGTCGCCTCCGGCGACTACGACCTGGCGCTCTACTCCTGGCCCGCCACCGCCTACCCGGCCACCGACGGACGCCCGATCTACGCCAAGCCGGAGCCGGCCACCGACGGGTCGCTCCTGGTGGAGCAGAACTACACCCGGGTCGGCACCGACCACATCGACCAGCTCTTCGACCGGGCGGTCGCCGAACTCGACGAGAAGGCCTCCCGGGAGCTGATGAAGCAGGCGGACGCCCGGATCTGGGCCGCCGCCGGATCGATTCCGCTCTTCCAGCGCCCGCAGCTCGTCGCCGTGGACAAGAAGCTCGCGAACGTCGGCGCCTTCGGTTTCGCGGCCCCCCGTTACCAGGACATCGGGTTCACGGACCGGCAAGCGGCAGGTTCCCCCGCAGACCGCAAGAAGTAG
- a CDS encoding SDR family oxidoreductase, producing MAGTILITGAGTGFGKEVALRLAAAGHDVIAGVEIVAQVTAVREAAKERGARLRVEKLDVTDPDDRENAWTWDVEVLLNNAGISEGGSTVDIPADRLRRQFEVNVFGPVLLTQGFARKMAARRSGRIVFMSSVAGLTVDPFTGAYAGSKHAVEAFADALDQELAEFGVTVATINPGPFLTGFNDTMFETWKQWRDDPSRRLFDYAEIAFPHEQYDPEPVYDMTVKVLLGEDPRYRHVLPAEMESSVREQVAAQWERGLNDGSRPELVEKAYAIDPATPVER from the coding sequence ATGGCCGGCACGATCCTCATCACCGGAGCAGGCACCGGATTCGGCAAGGAAGTCGCCCTGCGCCTGGCCGCCGCCGGGCACGACGTCATCGCGGGCGTGGAGATCGTCGCGCAGGTGACCGCCGTGCGCGAGGCGGCGAAGGAGCGCGGGGCGCGGCTGCGGGTGGAGAAACTCGACGTCACCGACCCCGACGACCGCGAGAACGCCTGGACCTGGGACGTGGAGGTGCTGCTCAACAACGCGGGCATCTCCGAGGGCGGCTCCACCGTGGACATCCCCGCCGACCGGCTGCGCCGCCAGTTCGAGGTGAACGTCTTCGGGCCCGTCCTGCTGACCCAGGGGTTCGCCCGGAAGATGGCCGCGCGCCGCAGCGGCCGGATCGTCTTCATGTCGTCGGTCGCCGGGCTGACCGTGGACCCGTTCACCGGGGCGTACGCGGGCTCGAAGCACGCCGTGGAGGCGTTCGCGGACGCCCTCGACCAGGAGCTGGCCGAGTTCGGCGTCACGGTCGCGACGATCAACCCCGGCCCGTTCCTGACCGGCTTCAACGACACCATGTTCGAGACCTGGAAGCAGTGGCGCGACGACCCGTCCCGGCGGCTCTTCGACTACGCGGAGATCGCGTTCCCGCACGAGCAGTACGACCCGGAGCCGGTGTACGACATGACGGTCAAGGTGCTGCTGGGCGAGGACCCCCGCTACCGGCATGTGCTGCCGGCCGAGATGGAGTCCTCGGTACGGGAGCAGGTGGCCGCCCAGTGGGAGCGCGGGCTCAACGACGGTTCGCGACCGGAGCTGGTCGAGAAGGCGTACGCGATCGACCCGGCGACGCCCGTCGAACGCTGA
- a CDS encoding LacI family DNA-binding transcriptional regulator yields the protein MSAPTVYDVAERSGVSIATVSRVYRNPDSVRAQTRERVLAAARELGYVPSGSARGLASRTTGVLGLCFPDYADPDAESAAALNDADDDQAVMLYSDQIIRGMERAARRHGYALLIAASLDGGPESLVAKVAGRVDGFAVLARTVPTEDLEVISRRLPVVMLAGPREIDHLDHIVVANADGQRALTRHLIEDHGLRRLAFVGGEDDSPDAVARFHGFRQACQEAGLPVPSRPELSTGTLTQAEGARAADALLDRSEGAGVERPEAMLFVNDQMAMGALQALERRGVRVPEDIAVTGFDGIPLSRIVRPPLTTVRQPIRQLGEQAVELLVQRLADPGRAPVSLELPVSVTRRASCGCG from the coding sequence GTGAGCGCCCCCACGGTGTACGACGTCGCCGAGCGGTCGGGCGTCTCCATTGCCACGGTCTCGCGGGTCTACCGGAACCCCGACTCCGTACGCGCCCAGACCCGCGAACGGGTCCTGGCGGCGGCCCGCGAGCTCGGTTACGTACCCAGCGGCAGCGCCCGGGGCCTGGCCAGCCGCACCACCGGCGTGCTCGGCCTCTGCTTCCCCGATTACGCCGACCCGGACGCCGAGAGCGCGGCCGCGCTGAACGACGCCGACGACGACCAGGCCGTCATGCTCTACTCCGACCAGATCATCCGGGGCATGGAGCGGGCGGCGAGGCGCCACGGTTACGCCCTGCTCATCGCCGCCTCGCTGGACGGCGGGCCGGAGAGCCTGGTCGCCAAGGTGGCGGGGAGGGTCGACGGGTTCGCCGTACTGGCCCGGACCGTGCCGACCGAGGACCTGGAGGTCATATCGCGCCGACTGCCGGTGGTGATGCTCGCCGGGCCCCGCGAGATCGACCACCTGGACCACATCGTCGTCGCCAACGCGGACGGCCAGCGCGCCCTGACCCGCCACCTCATCGAGGACCACGGGCTGCGCCGCCTGGCGTTCGTCGGCGGCGAGGACGATTCCCCGGACGCCGTCGCCCGCTTCCACGGCTTCCGGCAGGCGTGCCAGGAGGCCGGGCTCCCGGTCCCCTCCCGCCCCGAACTGAGCACCGGCACCCTGACCCAGGCCGAGGGAGCGCGGGCGGCCGACGCCCTGCTGGACCGCTCGGAGGGTGCGGGGGTGGAGCGGCCGGAGGCGATGCTCTTCGTCAACGACCAGATGGCGATGGGGGCCCTCCAGGCGCTGGAGCGGCGCGGGGTACGGGTCCCCGAGGACATCGCGGTGACCGGCTTCGACGGCATCCCGCTGAGCCGGATCGTCCGCCCGCCCCTGACCACGGTCCGCCAGCCGATCCGCCAACTCGGCGAACAGGCGGTGGAGTTGCTGGTCCAACGCCTGGCCGACCCGGGCCGCGCCCCGGTCTCGCTGGAGCTGCCGGTCTCGGTGACGCGAAGGGCGAGCTGCGGCTGCGGGTGA
- a CDS encoding ABC transporter permease produces the protein MGRYVARRLLQMLPVIIGTTFLVFALVTAMGGDPVQNLYGERPVPEGIRAALTAQYHLDDPLPIRYGYYLAGLVQGDFGTSLSGSRPISEMIADAWPETLRIAGIAFVFEMIIGVAAGVMAGMRRGKFLDNLVLLSTLTVIAIPIFVLGQVSQIFLGVKAGIFPVSGTNEGFMSYLLPGLVLGSVSLAYIARLARASVAENLRMDYVRTAKAKGLSPSRITGIHVLRNSLIPVVTYLGADLGSLMGGAIVTERIFNIPGVGYNLFKAIQIEDGPALVGFVTLLVIVYVVMALVVDLLYAVLDPRIRYA, from the coding sequence ATGGGCCGCTACGTCGCAAGACGGCTGCTCCAGATGCTCCCGGTCATCATCGGGACCACCTTTCTGGTCTTCGCTCTCGTCACCGCCATGGGCGGCGATCCGGTACAGAACCTGTACGGAGAGCGACCTGTCCCGGAGGGCATCAGAGCTGCGCTGACCGCGCAGTACCACCTGGACGACCCCCTGCCGATCCGCTACGGGTATTACCTCGCGGGTCTGGTCCAGGGTGATTTCGGGACGAGCCTCAGCGGCTCCCGTCCCATCAGCGAAATGATCGCCGACGCGTGGCCGGAGACCCTCCGCATCGCCGGCATCGCCTTCGTCTTCGAAATGATCATCGGTGTCGCGGCCGGTGTGATGGCGGGCATGCGGCGCGGAAAGTTCCTGGACAACCTCGTCCTGCTCTCCACGCTCACCGTGATCGCCATCCCGATCTTCGTCCTCGGGCAGGTCAGCCAGATCTTCCTGGGCGTCAAGGCCGGCATCTTCCCCGTCTCGGGGACCAACGAAGGTTTCATGAGTTACCTTCTGCCCGGCCTCGTGCTCGGTTCCGTCTCACTCGCCTACATCGCACGCCTCGCACGGGCCTCCGTGGCGGAGAACCTGCGGATGGACTACGTGCGTACGGCCAAGGCGAAGGGCCTCTCCCCGTCGCGGATCACCGGTATCCACGTCCTGAGGAACTCGCTGATCCCCGTGGTCACCTACCTCGGCGCGGACCTCGGATCGCTCATGGGCGGGGCGATCGTCACCGAGCGGATCTTCAACATCCCCGGTGTCGGCTACAACCTCTTCAAGGCGATCCAGATCGAGGACGGACCCGCACTGGTGGGCTTCGTGACTCTGCTCGTCATCGTCTACGTGGTGATGGCGCTCGTCGTGGACCTGCTCTATGCCGTGCTTGACCCGAGGATTCGTTATGCGTGA
- a CDS encoding PaaI family thioesterase: MNEHAPQDDRTSPATEARIRDSFGRQGLMRHLGARITEVAPGRVRIVLPSRPQVTQQHGYVHAGATSAIADSAGGYAALTLFAEGSEVLTVEYKINLLAPAAGDHLEAVGTVLKSGRTLTVCQLEVFGVQEDGRRKLVANGQQTLIRVDAPGPA; the protein is encoded by the coding sequence ATGAACGAGCACGCCCCGCAGGACGACCGTACGAGCCCCGCCACGGAGGCGCGGATCCGCGACAGCTTCGGCCGCCAGGGGCTGATGCGCCACCTCGGTGCCCGCATCACCGAGGTCGCGCCGGGCCGCGTCCGCATCGTCCTGCCGAGCCGCCCCCAGGTGACCCAGCAGCACGGTTACGTCCACGCCGGTGCCACCAGCGCCATCGCGGACAGCGCGGGCGGTTACGCGGCGCTGACGCTGTTCGCCGAGGGCAGCGAAGTCCTCACCGTGGAGTACAAGATCAACCTCCTGGCGCCCGCCGCCGGTGACCACCTGGAAGCCGTGGGTACGGTCCTGAAGTCCGGGCGCACCCTGACCGTGTGCCAGCTGGAGGTCTTCGGCGTCCAGGAGGACGGCCGCCGCAAGCTTGTGGCCAACGGGCAGCAGACGCTGATCCGGGTGGACGCCCCGGGACCGGCCTGA
- the typA gene encoding translational GTPase TypA, whose product MPTRHDIRNVAIVAHVDHGKTTLVDAMLKQAGAFAAHAAEHLDDRMMDSNDLEREKGITILAKNTAVKYHPKDGGDPITINIIDTPGHADFGGEVERGLSMVDAVVLLVDASEGPLPQTRFVLRKALAAKMPVILCINKTDRPDSRIAEVVDETYDLFLDLDADEDQIEFPIVYACARDGVASLTKPEDGTVPQDSDNLEPFFSTILSHVPAPEFDEDAPLQAHVTNLDADNFLGRIALCRVEQGELRKGQTVTWIKRDGTMSNVRITELMMTEALTRKPAEVAGPGDICAVAGFPDIMIGETLADPENPIALPLITVDEPAISMTIGTNTSPLVGKGGKGHKVTARQVKDRLDRELIGNVSLRVLDTERPDAWEVQGRGELALAILVEQMRREGFELTVGKPEVVTKQIDGKTHEPIERMTIDSPEEHLGAITQLMATRKGRMETMTNHGSGWVRMEWIVPSRGLIGFRTEFLTQTRGTGIAHSIFEGHEPWFGELRTRHNGSLVADRSGSVTPFAMVNLQERGVIFTEAGTEVYEGMIVGENSRADDMDVNITKEKKLTNMRAASADTTENVVPARKLSLEQSLEFCREDECIEVTPETVRIRKVVLDAKERGRAASRAKR is encoded by the coding sequence ATGCCCACGCGCCACGACATCCGTAACGTAGCCATCGTCGCCCACGTCGACCACGGCAAGACCACGCTGGTCGACGCCATGCTCAAGCAGGCCGGAGCGTTCGCCGCCCACGCCGCCGAGCACCTCGACGATCGCATGATGGACTCGAACGACCTGGAGCGTGAGAAGGGCATCACGATCCTCGCCAAGAACACGGCGGTGAAGTATCACCCCAAGGACGGCGGGGACCCGATCACGATCAACATCATCGACACCCCCGGCCACGCCGACTTCGGCGGCGAGGTCGAGCGCGGCCTGTCGATGGTGGACGCGGTCGTGCTGCTCGTCGATGCCTCCGAGGGCCCGCTGCCCCAGACCCGCTTCGTGCTGCGCAAGGCGCTGGCCGCGAAGATGCCGGTCATCCTCTGCATCAACAAGACCGACCGCCCCGACTCCCGGATCGCCGAGGTCGTCGACGAGACGTACGACCTGTTCCTGGACCTGGACGCGGACGAGGACCAGATCGAGTTCCCGATCGTCTACGCCTGCGCCCGTGACGGCGTCGCCTCGCTGACCAAGCCCGAGGACGGCACCGTCCCGCAGGACAGCGACAACCTGGAGCCGTTCTTCTCCACGATCCTCTCGCACGTCCCGGCCCCCGAGTTCGACGAGGACGCGCCGCTCCAGGCCCACGTCACCAACCTGGACGCCGACAACTTCCTCGGCCGTATCGCGCTCTGCCGCGTGGAGCAGGGCGAGCTGCGCAAGGGCCAGACCGTCACCTGGATCAAGCGTGACGGCACCATGTCCAACGTCCGCATCACCGAGCTGATGATGACCGAGGCGCTCACCCGCAAGCCGGCCGAGGTGGCGGGCCCGGGTGACATCTGTGCGGTCGCCGGATTCCCGGACATCATGATCGGCGAGACCCTGGCCGACCCCGAGAACCCGATCGCGCTGCCGCTGATCACGGTCGACGAGCCGGCCATCTCGATGACCATCGGCACCAACACCTCGCCGCTCGTCGGCAAGGGCGGCAAGGGCCACAAGGTCACCGCCCGTCAGGTGAAGGACCGTCTGGACCGCGAGCTGATCGGTAACGTCTCGCTCCGCGTCCTGGACACCGAGCGTCCCGACGCCTGGGAGGTCCAGGGCCGTGGTGAGCTCGCGCTGGCGATCCTCGTGGAGCAGATGCGCCGTGAGGGCTTCGAGCTGACCGTCGGCAAGCCCGAGGTCGTCACCAAGCAGATCGACGGCAAGACCCACGAGCCGATCGAGCGCATGACGATCGACTCCCCCGAGGAGCACCTCGGCGCCATCACGCAGCTCATGGCGACCCGCAAGGGCCGTATGGAGACCATGACGAACCACGGTTCGGGCTGGGTCCGCATGGAGTGGATCGTGCCCTCCCGCGGCCTCATCGGCTTCCGTACGGAGTTCCTGACGCAGACCCGCGGTACGGGCATCGCGCACTCCATCTTCGAGGGCCACGAGCCGTGGTTCGGCGAGCTGCGCACCCGTCACAACGGCTCGCTGGTGGCGGACCGTTCGGGTTCGGTGACCCCGTTCGCGATGGTCAACCTCCAGGAGCGCGGTGTCATCTTCACCGAGGCCGGCACCGAGGTCTACGAGGGCATGATCGTCGGCGAGAACTCCCGCGCCGACGACATGGACGTGAACATCACCAAGGAGAAGAAGCTCACCAACATGCGTGCGGCCTCCGCGGACACCACGGAGAACGTGGTCCCGGCCCGCAAGCTCTCCCTGGAGCAGTCCCTGGAGTTCTGCCGCGAGGACGAGTGCATCGAGGTGACCCCGGAGACCGTGCGTATCCGCAAGGTCGTCCTGGACGCGAAGGAGCGCGGCCGCGCCGCCTCCCGCGCCAAGCGCTGA
- a CDS encoding ABC transporter substrate-binding protein: MRGSKMVGCAIVVALAATACGGGGSDEGDKGKSGGGFSMNIAEPKRLIPQSTTESGGSQVLSGLFTPLVEFDSKNEPVLAAAESIESPDNKVWTIKIKDATWHDGKPVTAKDYVAAWNWGAYGPNAADGNYFFQTIQGYDEMNPVDPDGEEGPKKAAEPKAKELSGLKAVDDKTIEVTLKAPFAGYKSVLGYTVFYPVPEAALADVKAYEEAPIGQGPFQMDGKWNHDKFVKVKAYKDYKLGDKPKVDSVEFRIFQDQNTAYNDLLANNLDIVDQIPTEVMGTAPSELGDRFKTSTASTFQFVAFPTYDKKYSDPRVRKAISMAIDRDEIIKVVFQDSQSSARSFVSPVVGGYREDTCGEACKFDPAAAKKLLAEAGGIEGNKINIGHNADGGHEQWVNATCDQLKKNLGLECVSQAVPKFAELLTQVENKKFSGMFRMGWIMDYPSMENYLGPLYSTNGSSNYYGYSNKDFDRLLQEGREAKTEEEAIAKWQAAEDILAKDMPVIPLRFGKNVFGYSTNVKNVEMNLFNQVELTKVEKS; encoded by the coding sequence ATGCGTGGTTCCAAGATGGTCGGGTGCGCGATAGTCGTCGCCCTGGCCGCAACCGCTTGTGGCGGTGGCGGTAGTGACGAGGGCGACAAGGGCAAGTCCGGTGGCGGGTTCAGCATGAACATCGCCGAGCCCAAGCGACTCATCCCGCAGTCGACCACCGAGTCCGGCGGTTCGCAGGTCCTGTCGGGCCTGTTCACCCCGCTCGTCGAGTTCGACTCGAAGAACGAGCCGGTGCTCGCCGCCGCCGAGTCCATCGAGAGCCCGGACAACAAGGTCTGGACGATCAAGATCAAGGACGCCACCTGGCACGACGGCAAGCCCGTCACCGCCAAGGACTACGTGGCCGCCTGGAACTGGGGCGCCTACGGCCCCAACGCCGCCGACGGCAACTACTTCTTCCAGACCATCCAGGGCTACGACGAGATGAACCCCGTCGACCCGGACGGCGAGGAAGGCCCGAAGAAGGCCGCCGAGCCGAAGGCCAAGGAGCTCTCCGGCCTCAAGGCCGTCGACGACAAGACCATCGAGGTCACCCTCAAGGCCCCGTTCGCCGGCTACAAGTCGGTCCTCGGCTACACGGTGTTCTACCCCGTGCCCGAGGCGGCCCTCGCCGACGTCAAGGCGTACGAGGAAGCCCCGATCGGCCAGGGTCCGTTCCAGATGGACGGCAAGTGGAACCACGACAAGTTCGTGAAGGTCAAGGCCTACAAGGACTACAAGCTCGGCGACAAGCCGAAGGTCGACTCGGTCGAGTTCCGGATCTTCCAGGACCAGAACACCGCGTACAACGACCTGCTCGCCAACAACCTCGACATCGTGGACCAGATCCCGACCGAGGTCATGGGCACCGCCCCGAGCGAGCTGGGCGACCGCTTCAAGACGTCGACGGCCTCCACCTTCCAGTTCGTCGCCTTCCCGACGTACGACAAGAAGTACAGCGACCCGCGCGTCCGCAAGGCCATCTCGATGGCCATCGACCGTGACGAGATCATCAAGGTCGTCTTCCAGGACTCGCAGTCCTCCGCGCGTTCCTTCGTCTCCCCGGTCGTGGGCGGCTACCGCGAGGACACCTGTGGCGAGGCGTGCAAGTTCGACCCCGCCGCTGCCAAGAAGCTGCTCGCCGAGGCCGGCGGCATCGAGGGCAACAAGATCAACATCGGTCACAACGCCGATGGCGGTCACGAGCAGTGGGTCAACGCCACGTGTGACCAGCTCAAGAAGAACCTGGGCCTGGAGTGCGTGAGCCAGGCCGTGCCGAAGTTCGCCGAGCTGCTGACGCAGGTCGAGAACAAGAAGTTCTCCGGCATGTTCCGCATGGGCTGGATCATGGACTACCCGTCCATGGAGAACTACCTGGGCCCGCTGTACAGCACCAACGGTTCCTCGAACTACTACGGCTACAGCAACAAGGACTTCGACCGCCTCCTCCAGGAGGGCCGCGAGGCCAAGACCGAGGAAGAGGCCATCGCCAAGTGGCAGGCCGCTGAGGACATTCTCGCCAAGGACATGCCGGTCATCCCGCTGCGCTTCGGCAAGAACGTCTTCGGTTACTCGACCAACGTGAAGAACGTTGAGATGAACCTGTTCAACCAGGTTGAGCTCACCAAGGTCGAGAAGTCCTGA